A genomic segment from Bufo bufo chromosome 8, aBufBuf1.1, whole genome shotgun sequence encodes:
- the LOC120978186 gene encoding valine--tRNA ligase, mitochondrial-like: MLRLLIDTNRSLIGRAPHRGATTTATERIKRDERRRRQQCQLEQAAASQETVSPGKGRRWQDKETIEYEGRTAPGEKKDTSSPLPAAYSPRYVEAAWYSWWVKQGFFKPEYQRHLPHARPEVFSLCIPPPNVTGSLHLGHALTVAIEDSLVRWRRMLGQKVLWVPGSDHAGIATQTVVEKNLHKERGVSRHDLGREEFLKAVWEWKESKGDRIYHQLKSLGASLDWDRSCFTMDKVICCQSCASSHSSDTSPVQPYS, from the exons ATGCTCCGCCTCTTAATTGACACCAACCGCAGTCTCATTGGTCGAGCCCCCCACAGAGgcgccaccaccaccgccacagaGCGGATTAAGAGGGATGAGCGACGGCggcgccagcagtgtcagctggagCAGGCGGCGGCCTCTCAGGAAACG GTGTCGCCAGGTAAAGGCCGGCGCTGGCAAGACAAAGAGACCATTGAGTACGAAGGTCGTACAGCGCCAGGAGAAAAGAAAG ACACGAGCAGCCCGCTCCCCGCAGCGTACAGCCCCCGATATGTGGAGGCCGCGTGGTATTCCTGGTGGGTGAAGCAAGGATTCTTCAAGCCGGAGTACCAG CGTCATCTCCCCCACGCAAGGCCGGAGGTCTTCTCTCTCTGCATCCCTCCTCCCAACGTCACTGGCTCCTTGCACCTCGGCCACGCGCTGACGGTAGCCATTGAGGATTCTCTTGTGCGTTG GAGGAGGATGCTGGGTCAGAAGGTCCTGTGGGTGCCAGGATCGGACCACGCGGGGATTGCCACTCAG ACTGTGGTAGAGAAGAACCTGCATAAGGAACGAGGCGTCTCTCGGCATGATTTGGGTCGGGAGGAATTTCTCAAGGCCGTGTGGGAAtggaaggagag TAAAGGGGATAGAATTTATCACCAGCTGAAATCTCTTGGAGCTTCTCTTGACTGGGACCGATCCTGCTTTACCATGGACAAGGTAATCTGCTGTCAATCCTGTGCGAGCTCCCATTCTTCTGATACATCCCCTGTGCAGccttatagttaa